In one window of Opitutus sp. GAS368 DNA:
- a CDS encoding FKBP-type peptidyl-prolyl cis-trans isomerase: MKHLSRPVSLVLSLAALALAGCGKQSASTQTAQNGPAGPAPVIASVEQKVSYGIGYNMGAGLARDGTLTVDQAVLIVGITDGLAKAKTRLPEEDLEAAFTAMQQKMRAAQAEAGKKQLAAGNEYLAKNKTKPGVTVTASGLQYEVLKSGTGPKPKPADTVRVHYHGTLIDGTVFDSSVQRNEPVEFEVTGVIPGWTEALQLMSVGDKWKLTIPPAIGYGAQDKGRIPPNSVLIFEVELLAIK; this comes from the coding sequence ATGAAACACCTTTCCCGTCCAGTCTCTCTCGTCCTGTCGCTTGCGGCCCTGGCCCTCGCCGGCTGCGGCAAGCAGTCGGCCTCAACCCAGACCGCCCAAAACGGACCGGCGGGCCCGGCGCCGGTCATTGCCTCGGTGGAGCAGAAGGTGAGCTATGGCATCGGTTACAACATGGGCGCCGGTCTCGCCCGGGACGGCACACTCACGGTGGACCAGGCGGTCCTCATCGTCGGCATCACGGACGGCCTGGCCAAGGCCAAGACCCGGTTGCCGGAAGAGGACCTCGAAGCGGCCTTTACGGCGATGCAACAGAAGATGCGCGCCGCGCAGGCCGAGGCCGGCAAGAAGCAGCTGGCGGCCGGCAACGAGTATCTGGCCAAGAACAAGACGAAGCCCGGCGTGACGGTCACCGCCTCCGGCCTCCAGTATGAGGTGCTGAAGAGCGGCACCGGCCCGAAGCCCAAGCCGGCCGACACGGTGAGAGTGCATTACCATGGCACCTTGATCGACGGGACGGTCTTCGACAGCTCCGTCCAGCGCAACGAACCGGTGGAATTTGAGGTGACCGGCGTGATCCCCGGTTGGACCGAGGCGCTGCAGCTGATGTCGGTCGGCGACAAATGGAAGCTCACGATCCCGCCGGCCATCGGCTACGGGGCGCAGGACAAGGGACGGATCCCGCCGAACTCCGTGCTGATCTTCGAGGTCGAGCTGCTCGCGATCAAGTAA
- a CDS encoding zf-HC2 domain-containing protein, which yields MDCNQARPLIDADTDGELDLVRHLELAAHLRTCAECTRHAETARARRAALRESLPRFTAPPQLAGKIRAALQAGGMPASAGAPARRPSLFWPVWNVAGLAASLAFAVLVGFAWGHARARANLLVDEAVADHVRSLQAGHLMDVASTDQHTVKPWFAGKLDFAPPVTDLAAAGFPLTGGRLEHLDGRPAAALVFHRRQHAINLFIWPADPIAARRSGASGYNTESWSQGGLNFLAVSEMPAAELAQFVAAFRAAGP from the coding sequence ATGGACTGTAACCAAGCCCGCCCGCTCATCGACGCCGACACGGACGGTGAACTCGACCTCGTCCGCCACCTCGAGCTCGCCGCCCATCTGCGCACCTGTGCGGAGTGCACCCGCCACGCGGAGACGGCGCGGGCCCGGCGCGCCGCCCTGCGCGAATCACTGCCCCGCTTCACCGCGCCGCCGCAACTGGCCGGCAAGATCCGCGCGGCGCTGCAAGCCGGGGGCATGCCGGCTTCCGCCGGCGCCCCGGCCCGGCGCCCGTCACTCTTCTGGCCCGTCTGGAACGTCGCCGGTCTCGCCGCCTCCCTGGCCTTCGCCGTGCTGGTCGGCTTTGCCTGGGGCCACGCCCGCGCCCGCGCCAATCTGCTCGTGGACGAGGCTGTCGCGGACCACGTCCGCTCGCTCCAGGCCGGCCACCTCATGGACGTGGCCTCGACCGACCAGCACACGGTGAAGCCGTGGTTCGCGGGCAAGCTGGACTTCGCGCCGCCCGTCACCGATCTCGCCGCCGCCGGGTTTCCACTCACCGGCGGCCGGCTGGAGCATCTCGACGGCCGACCCGCCGCCGCGCTGGTCTTTCACCGCCGCCAGCACGCCATCAATCTCTTCATCTGGCCCGCCGATCCCATTGCCGCCCGCCGGTCGGGCGCCAGCGGCTACAACACGGAAAGCTGGTCACAGGGCGGCCTCAATTTCCTCGCGGTCTCGGAAATGCCCGCCGCCGAACTCGCCCAGTTCGTGGCGGCCTTCCGTGCCGCCGGGCCCTGA
- a CDS encoding sigma-70 family RNA polymerase sigma factor → MEAPAPDVPPTFDHLMLPHLDAAYNLARWILRNDQDAEDAVQEACLRAWRAFDRFRGGDARAWLLTIVRNVCYTHLRQVRREPLVEEFDEAAHGSAEAPGETNAIAWRETKGELLRQALERLPVEFREVLVLHEIEGLAYKEIATVAEIPLGTVMSRLARARHKLSAELLALTGKEPSHGL, encoded by the coding sequence ATGGAAGCCCCCGCACCCGACGTGCCGCCGACTTTCGACCACCTCATGCTGCCTCACCTGGATGCCGCCTACAATCTGGCGCGCTGGATCCTGCGCAACGACCAGGACGCGGAGGACGCCGTCCAGGAAGCCTGCCTGCGGGCGTGGCGCGCCTTCGACCGTTTCCGCGGCGGCGACGCCCGGGCGTGGCTGCTGACCATCGTCCGCAACGTCTGCTACACCCATCTGCGCCAGGTCCGTCGCGAACCACTGGTGGAGGAATTCGACGAAGCCGCCCACGGCTCAGCGGAAGCCCCGGGCGAAACCAACGCGATTGCCTGGCGGGAGACCAAGGGCGAACTGCTCCGGCAGGCGCTCGAGCGCCTGCCGGTCGAATTCCGTGAGGTTCTCGTGCTGCACGAAATCGAGGGCTTGGCCTACAAGGAGATCGCTACCGTGGCGGAAATCCCGCTCGGCACCGTCATGTCGCGTCTCGCCCGCGCGCGCCACAAATTGTCAGCCGAGCTGCTGGCCCTCACCGGAAAGGAACCCTCTCATGGACTGTAA
- a CDS encoding metallophosphoesterase translates to MNDHIVHDHNNDGVDRRGFLKCMAWAGTGVLWSLNAGVLTSRALGQTMDAKALPALPGTLNFVQISDSHIGFKKPANTDVAATFRETIARINAQPVAPEFILHTGDLTHLAEAEEFDSLEQMLKDCRTKQVFYVPGEHDILNDNGAMYRDRFGTGTRGQGWFSFDQKGVHFVGLVNVQGVTEGGLGVLGAEQLDWLEKDLAPLSAETPLVVFAHVPLWMVYPKWGWGTDDGTKALALMKRFGSVTVLNGHIHQALQKIEGNMTFHTARSTAFPQPEPGTAPKPGPMVVDAPKLRSFLGLTSVSYVENHPTLAIVDSTLASG, encoded by the coding sequence ATGAACGACCACATTGTCCACGATCACAACAACGACGGCGTCGACCGCCGCGGCTTCTTGAAATGCATGGCCTGGGCCGGCACCGGCGTGCTCTGGTCCCTCAACGCCGGCGTGCTCACCTCGCGCGCGCTCGGCCAGACCATGGACGCCAAGGCGCTGCCCGCGCTGCCGGGCACGCTGAACTTTGTGCAGATCAGCGACAGCCACATCGGGTTCAAGAAACCCGCCAATACGGACGTCGCGGCCACATTCCGCGAGACCATTGCCCGCATCAACGCGCAGCCGGTCGCGCCGGAGTTCATCCTGCACACCGGCGACCTCACGCACCTGGCCGAGGCGGAGGAGTTCGACTCGCTGGAGCAGATGCTGAAGGACTGCCGCACGAAGCAGGTGTTCTACGTGCCGGGCGAGCACGACATTCTCAACGACAACGGCGCGATGTATCGCGACCGCTTCGGCACGGGCACGCGCGGCCAGGGCTGGTTCAGCTTCGACCAGAAGGGCGTGCACTTCGTCGGCCTCGTCAACGTGCAGGGGGTCACCGAGGGCGGCCTCGGCGTGCTCGGCGCCGAGCAGCTCGACTGGCTGGAGAAGGACCTCGCGCCGCTGTCGGCCGAGACGCCGCTGGTGGTCTTTGCCCACGTGCCGCTCTGGATGGTCTATCCGAAGTGGGGATGGGGCACCGATGACGGCACCAAGGCGCTCGCGCTCATGAAGCGCTTTGGTTCCGTCACGGTGCTCAACGGCCACATCCACCAGGCCCTGCAGAAGATCGAGGGCAACATGACGTTCCACACGGCCCGCTCGACGGCCTTTCCGCAACCCGAGCCGGGCACCGCGCCCAAGCCGGGCCCGATGGTCGTGGATGCCCCCAAGCTGCGGTCGTTCCTCGGCCTGACGAGCGTGTCCTACGTCGAGAACCACCCGACGCTGGCGATCGTGGACTCGACGCTGGCTTCCGGCTGA
- a CDS encoding DUF2231 domain-containing protein, producing the protein MDPTIWAKAHGATVHFPLALALGSGALDAAALALGARPVARDLHVAGYWTMVGGALGSVPAVASGLLMTKGGLLGHGALRMHHLFVWPAFALLVALAIWRVGTGPVAPRRTFMFYLAVVAVAAGLVSAAGYWGGEMMIAR; encoded by the coding sequence ATGGATCCGACGATCTGGGCGAAGGCGCACGGGGCGACCGTGCATTTCCCGCTCGCGCTCGCCCTCGGCTCGGGCGCGCTCGACGCGGCGGCGCTGGCGCTCGGCGCTCGGCCGGTGGCGCGCGACCTCCACGTCGCCGGTTACTGGACGATGGTGGGCGGCGCGTTGGGGAGCGTCCCGGCGGTCGCATCGGGCCTGCTCATGACCAAGGGCGGCCTGCTCGGCCACGGGGCGCTGCGGATGCACCACCTGTTCGTATGGCCCGCGTTCGCGCTGCTGGTGGCGCTGGCGATCTGGCGGGTCGGCACCGGCCCGGTGGCTCCGCGCCGGACCTTCATGTTTTACCTCGCGGTGGTCGCCGTGGCGGCCGGGCTGGTCTCCGCCGCCGGTTACTGGGGCGGGGAGATGATGATCGCGCGCTGA
- a CDS encoding cytochrome c produces MKIPASLKLLALSALAGGLALTTAVAMGKVLQRQAARSSHQQPSPERLFEAATPTSPELVAHGRTLFLDSCAHCHGADARGDEGPDLHDVQVSDRYIANIITHGIPHEMPSFAKKHGAADLGALTAYVRSLE; encoded by the coding sequence ATGAAAATCCCGGCCAGCCTCAAACTGCTCGCCCTCTCGGCCTTGGCCGGCGGGCTGGCGCTCACCACGGCCGTGGCCATGGGCAAGGTGCTGCAACGCCAGGCGGCCCGCAGTTCACACCAGCAACCGTCGCCGGAGCGGTTGTTCGAGGCCGCCACGCCGACCTCGCCGGAGCTGGTCGCGCACGGCCGGACCCTGTTCCTCGACAGCTGTGCGCATTGCCACGGGGCGGATGCCCGGGGCGACGAGGGGCCGGACCTGCACGACGTGCAGGTGAGCGACCGTTATATTGCCAACATCATCACCCATGGCATTCCGCATGAAATGCCCTCGTTCGCGAAGAAGCACGGTGCCGCCGACCTCGGCGCGCTCACGGCCTACGTGCGGTCGCTGGAGTGA
- a CDS encoding 3-ketoacyl-ACP reductase: protein MSKVALVTGGSRGIGFGIAEKLAAEKWDLVINGVRDESAVAEPLAQLRAHGIRVGYARGDIGSAEGRAAIHKATHDFIASSPDAKHPDESRRSLKSEGGSGFRSQVSGFLLVNNAGVAPKVRADLLETTEESYDHVVGTNLRGVFFLTQAFARDMVAARKANPAFTSIIINITSISATVVSINRGEYCIAKAGLSMMSQLFATRLGANGIPVYEVRPGVIKTDMTSGVTEKYDKLIAGGLSIQPRWGYPEDVGKAVAALARGDFPFSTGQVVMVDGGLIIPRL, encoded by the coding sequence ATGTCTAAAGTCGCTCTCGTCACCGGTGGTTCACGCGGCATTGGCTTCGGCATCGCCGAAAAGCTCGCCGCCGAGAAGTGGGACCTTGTCATCAACGGCGTGCGCGATGAATCCGCCGTCGCCGAGCCCCTCGCCCAGCTCCGCGCTCACGGCATCCGCGTCGGCTACGCCCGCGGCGACATCGGCTCCGCCGAAGGCCGCGCCGCGATCCACAAGGCTACCCACGATTTCATCGCCTCCTCGCCTGATGCAAAGCATCCGGACGAGTCGCGCCGTAGCTTGAAGAGCGAAGGCGGATCAGGTTTCAGGTCTCAGGTTTCAGGTTTCCTTCTGGTCAACAACGCCGGCGTGGCGCCCAAAGTCCGCGCCGACCTGCTCGAGACCACCGAAGAATCCTACGACCACGTCGTCGGCACGAATCTCCGCGGCGTCTTCTTCCTCACCCAGGCCTTCGCCCGCGACATGGTCGCCGCCCGGAAAGCCAACCCAGCCTTCACCTCCATCATCATCAACATCACGTCGATTTCCGCGACGGTGGTCTCGATCAACCGCGGCGAATACTGCATCGCCAAAGCCGGCCTGAGCATGATGTCCCAACTCTTCGCCACGCGCCTCGGCGCCAATGGCATCCCCGTTTACGAAGTCCGCCCCGGTGTCATCAAGACCGACATGACCTCCGGCGTGACCGAGAAATACGACAAGCTCATCGCCGGAGGCCTGAGCATCCAGCCCCGCTGGGGTTACCCCGAAGATGTCGGCAAAGCAGTTGCGGCTCTCGCCCGCGGTGATTTCCCCTTCAGCACCGGCCAAGTAGTGATGGTGGATGGGGGGCTCATCATCCCACGCCTATAA
- a CDS encoding Gfo/Idh/MocA family oxidoreductase, whose amino-acid sequence MKTHKIGIIMNGVTGRMGTNQHLIRSIKAIIDQGGVKLSDSEVIMPDPVLVGRSEEKLKALAARTGVARISANLDAELANPANQIYFDATLTGQRPIGVRKAIAAKKHIYCEKPTATTSAEALALAKEVKAAGLKHGVVQDKLWLPGLVKLKYLIDTGFFGKILSVRGEFGYWVFTGEHEKLQRPSWNYRKEDDGGIIVDMLCHWQYVIQNLFGEVKSLTCLGATHIPQRWDETGQPYKCTADDSAYATFELVNGVICHFNSSWDVRVDRDDLLTLQVDGTMGSAVAGLRDCKAQSLAATPRCLWNPDVDSPIKYKDGWTRVPDQGVYDNAFKIEWELFLKHVVTGSPFQWDLFQGAKGVQLAELGLKSWAERKWVDVPVLK is encoded by the coding sequence ATGAAGACTCACAAAATCGGCATCATCATGAACGGCGTCACGGGACGCATGGGCACCAACCAGCACCTCATCCGCTCCATCAAGGCCATCATCGATCAGGGCGGCGTGAAGCTCTCCGACTCCGAGGTCATCATGCCTGACCCGGTCCTCGTCGGCCGCAGCGAGGAGAAGCTGAAGGCCCTCGCCGCCCGCACCGGCGTCGCGCGCATCTCGGCCAACCTCGACGCCGAGCTGGCGAACCCCGCCAACCAGATCTACTTCGACGCCACCCTCACCGGCCAGCGCCCCATCGGCGTCCGCAAGGCCATCGCCGCGAAGAAACACATCTACTGCGAGAAGCCCACCGCCACCACCTCCGCCGAGGCCCTCGCCCTCGCGAAGGAGGTCAAGGCCGCCGGCCTCAAGCACGGCGTCGTGCAGGACAAGCTCTGGCTGCCCGGCCTCGTGAAGCTGAAATACCTCATCGACACCGGCTTCTTCGGCAAAATCCTCTCCGTCCGCGGCGAGTTCGGCTACTGGGTCTTCACCGGCGAGCACGAGAAGCTCCAGCGCCCGTCATGGAACTACCGCAAGGAGGACGACGGCGGCATCATCGTCGACATGCTCTGCCACTGGCAGTATGTCATCCAGAACCTCTTCGGCGAGGTGAAGAGCCTCACCTGCCTCGGCGCCACCCACATCCCCCAGCGCTGGGACGAAACCGGCCAGCCCTACAAGTGCACCGCCGACGACTCCGCCTATGCGACCTTCGAGCTCGTGAACGGCGTCATCTGCCACTTCAACTCCTCGTGGGACGTCCGCGTCGACCGCGACGACCTGCTCACCCTCCAGGTTGACGGCACGATGGGTTCCGCTGTCGCCGGTCTGCGCGATTGCAAGGCCCAGTCCCTTGCCGCCACGCCGCGCTGCCTCTGGAATCCCGACGTGGACAGTCCGATCAAATACAAGGACGGCTGGACGCGCGTCCCCGACCAGGGCGTTTACGACAACGCCTTCAAGATCGAGTGGGAGCTCTTCCTCAAACACGTCGTCACCGGCTCGCCGTTCCAATGGGATCTCTTCCAGGGCGCCAAGGGCGTGCAGCTCGCCGAGCTCGGCCTGAAGTCCTGGGCCGAGCGCAAGTGGGTCGACGTCCCTGTCCTGAAATAA
- a CDS encoding sugar phosphate isomerase/epimerase family protein — protein sequence MAPLDRLAIHTITTKSWAIETSAAKFAAAGVKGITVWRDTLAGRDIKQTGQLLRDHGLSIVSLCRGGFFPAATAADRAKALDDNRKAIDEAHALGAPLIVLVCGAVPGQPLTESRKQIQDGIAALLPDCQAANVKLAIEPLHPMYADSRSAVNTLGQANDMVEAIHSPYIGVAADVYHLWWDPALETEIARCGKLKALFAYHVCDWRTPTTDLLNDRGLMGEGCIPLRRIRAWAEAAGFKGFNEVEVFSNRLWAMDQDDYLKKIVQAYKDHA from the coding sequence ATGGCTCCTCTTGACCGCCTCGCGATCCATACCATCACCACCAAGTCGTGGGCGATCGAGACGTCTGCCGCCAAGTTCGCCGCCGCTGGCGTGAAGGGCATCACCGTCTGGCGCGACACGCTCGCCGGCCGCGACATCAAGCAAACCGGCCAGCTCCTGCGCGACCACGGCCTGTCCATCGTCTCCCTCTGCCGCGGCGGTTTCTTTCCCGCCGCCACCGCCGCCGATCGCGCCAAGGCGCTCGATGACAACCGCAAGGCCATCGACGAGGCCCACGCGCTCGGCGCGCCGCTCATCGTTCTCGTCTGCGGTGCCGTCCCCGGCCAGCCGCTGACCGAGTCGCGCAAACAAATCCAGGACGGCATCGCCGCCCTCCTGCCCGATTGTCAGGCCGCCAACGTAAAGCTCGCCATCGAGCCGCTGCACCCGATGTATGCCGACTCACGCTCAGCCGTGAACACCCTCGGCCAGGCCAACGACATGGTCGAGGCCATCCACTCGCCTTACATCGGCGTCGCCGCGGACGTCTATCATCTCTGGTGGGACCCGGCGCTTGAGACCGAGATCGCCCGTTGCGGCAAACTGAAGGCCCTCTTCGCCTACCACGTCTGCGACTGGCGCACGCCGACCACCGACCTGCTCAACGACCGCGGCCTCATGGGCGAGGGTTGCATCCCGCTCCGCCGGATCCGCGCCTGGGCCGAGGCCGCCGGCTTCAAGGGTTTCAATGAAGTGGAAGTGTTCTCAAACCGCCTCTGGGCCATGGACCAAGACGACTATCTCAAGAAAATCGTCCAAGCCTATAAGGACCACGCGTGA
- a CDS encoding glycoside hydrolase family 88 protein yields the protein MKVDQTLNAAALAPALENFWQVSGDKLNLIHRDYDPAKGAPVFTVAGQYTARGWTEWTEGFLYGSDLLQFDATGDKAFAKRGADYTTKRMASHVSHTGVHDHGFNNLSTYGNWLRLQREGRLPADQIESCELALKVSGAIQAARWSKINGGGGYIYSFNGPHSLFVDTIRSVRIVMVAHALGHRLMGENDAAHSLLERGLQHIDATAKYSIFYGEGRDSYDVPAERGRTTHEAIFNPNDGRYRCPNSQQGFSGFTTWTRGLAWAMVGFAEELEFLDTVSEAALAPFGGKAKLRDQMLKGAKATCDWFIANTALDGIPYWDGGAPHLGQLGDWRARNAEPFNDFEPVDSSAAAIGVQGLFRLGRYLGTETAEGKKYWQAGLTTMRTLLAEPYLGTAPNHQGLLLHSVYHRPNGWDHIPVGRKVPCGEACLWGDYHLREAALYLQRIIRGEKYYTFFGCLRG from the coding sequence ATGAAAGTTGACCAAACCCTCAACGCCGCCGCGCTCGCCCCCGCCCTCGAGAATTTCTGGCAGGTCTCCGGCGACAAACTCAATCTCATCCACCGCGACTACGATCCGGCCAAGGGCGCGCCGGTGTTCACCGTTGCCGGCCAATACACCGCGCGCGGCTGGACCGAATGGACCGAGGGCTTCCTGTATGGCTCCGACCTGCTGCAGTTCGACGCCACCGGCGACAAGGCCTTCGCGAAGCGCGGCGCCGACTACACCACGAAGCGCATGGCTTCGCACGTCTCGCACACCGGCGTGCACGACCACGGCTTCAACAATCTCAGCACCTACGGCAACTGGCTGCGCCTCCAGCGCGAGGGCAGGTTGCCCGCCGACCAGATCGAGTCCTGCGAGCTGGCGCTCAAGGTATCCGGCGCCATCCAGGCCGCCCGCTGGTCGAAGATCAACGGGGGCGGAGGCTACATCTACTCCTTCAATGGCCCGCATTCCCTCTTCGTCGACACCATCCGCTCGGTCCGCATCGTGATGGTCGCCCACGCCCTCGGTCACCGCCTCATGGGCGAGAACGACGCCGCGCACTCCCTGCTCGAGCGCGGCCTGCAGCACATCGACGCCACGGCGAAATATTCCATCTTCTACGGCGAGGGCCGTGACAGCTACGACGTTCCCGCCGAGCGCGGTCGCACGACCCACGAGGCCATCTTCAACCCGAACGACGGCCGCTACCGCTGCCCCAACTCTCAGCAGGGTTTCTCCGGCTTCACCACCTGGACGCGCGGCCTCGCGTGGGCCATGGTCGGCTTTGCCGAGGAGCTCGAGTTCCTCGACACCGTCTCCGAGGCCGCCCTCGCGCCCTTCGGCGGCAAGGCGAAGCTCCGCGACCAGATGCTCAAGGGCGCCAAGGCCACCTGCGATTGGTTCATCGCCAACACCGCGCTCGACGGCATCCCCTACTGGGACGGCGGCGCCCCGCACCTCGGCCAGCTCGGCGACTGGCGCGCGCGCAACGCGGAACCGTTCAATGATTTCGAGCCCGTCGACAGCTCCGCCGCCGCCATCGGCGTGCAGGGCTTGTTCCGGCTTGGCCGCTACCTCGGCACCGAGACCGCCGAGGGCAAAAAATACTGGCAGGCCGGCCTCACCACGATGCGCACGCTGCTCGCCGAGCCCTATCTCGGCACCGCGCCGAATCACCAGGGATTGCTGCTCCATTCCGTCTATCACCGCCCGAACGGCTGGGACCACATCCCCGTCGGCCGCAAGGTCCCGTGCGGCGAGGCCTGCCTCTGGGGCGACTACCACCTCCGCGAGGCCGCGCTCTACCTGCAGCGCATCATCCGCGGCGAGAAATACTACACTTTCTTTGGCTGCCTGCGCGGTTGA
- a CDS encoding XRE family transcriptional regulator — protein sequence MATPPAKFDFSVLRRLREQHEMTLADLSEASGVSAPVISKLERNQQSAELDTLYRLGRAFGMSATDLLALAESPLAHRSTEDFHRSGEFKFRQIRFANVVAFLGTAPASSKVSRPEIHHDDTEVCWVLEGKLRLTLPHEECVLETGQCMQFDAIQQHTYESLADSKFIILHLRKDKRY from the coding sequence TTGGCCACCCCGCCCGCCAAGTTCGACTTCAGTGTGCTGCGCCGCCTGCGCGAGCAGCACGAGATGACGCTGGCCGACTTGTCCGAGGCTTCCGGCGTCTCCGCGCCGGTCATCTCCAAGCTGGAGCGCAACCAGCAGTCGGCCGAACTCGACACCCTTTACCGTCTCGGCCGCGCCTTCGGCATGAGCGCCACCGACCTGCTCGCCCTGGCCGAGTCGCCTCTTGCGCACCGCTCCACGGAAGACTTCCACCGCTCCGGCGAGTTCAAGTTCCGCCAGATCCGCTTCGCCAACGTCGTGGCTTTCCTCGGCACGGCTCCGGCCAGCTCCAAGGTCTCACGTCCCGAGATCCACCACGACGACACCGAGGTCTGCTGGGTGCTCGAGGGCAAGCTGCGCCTCACCCTCCCGCACGAGGAATGCGTGCTCGAGACCGGCCAGTGCATGCAATTCGACGCCATCCAGCAGCACACCTACGAGTCCCTCGCCGACTCCAAGTTCATCATCCTCCACCTGCGAAAAGACAAACGTTACTAA
- a CDS encoding alginate lyase family protein, with translation MIIPRILLPASLLVSAATAAEPYYLNQAELAALAAKAPAALRAPITTVAEKTQLPASGDIHDYISYARYYWPDPTKPDGLPYVGHDGKHNREQVARGDRHRIDQLADNVGALAAAWRLHHDEAAARRAGEWLRAWFVTPATHMNPNLEYAQVRLGHDHNHGSPAGMLDTRAFAQVIDSLRLLEDSPALTPAEHAAIREWFTAYLHWFGTAKTALEEHAAKNNHGSWYLAQVIPMARYVGRDDLARALCEEDKARIAAQIRPDGSQPEEIRRVDGLGYSRFNLEAQAVVARHAAALGLDLWNYTAPNGASLRQALDFLKPYNQAPEKWPTSQNEKLPRGFLDALLAEAAANAKP, from the coding sequence ATGATCATACCCCGCATCCTCCTGCCCGCCTCCTTGCTCGTATCCGCCGCGACCGCCGCCGAGCCCTACTATCTGAACCAGGCCGAACTCGCGGCGCTGGCCGCCAAGGCCCCGGCGGCCCTGAGAGCGCCCATCACCACCGTCGCCGAGAAGACCCAGCTGCCGGCGAGCGGCGACATCCACGATTACATAAGCTACGCCCGCTATTACTGGCCCGACCCGACCAAGCCTGACGGCCTGCCCTACGTCGGCCACGACGGAAAGCACAACCGCGAGCAGGTCGCCCGCGGCGACCGCCACCGCATCGATCAGCTTGCTGACAACGTCGGCGCACTGGCCGCCGCGTGGCGCCTGCACCATGACGAGGCCGCGGCCCGTCGCGCCGGCGAATGGCTGCGCGCCTGGTTCGTCACCCCCGCCACGCACATGAACCCGAACCTGGAATACGCCCAGGTGCGCCTCGGTCATGACCACAACCACGGCAGCCCGGCGGGCATGCTCGACACCCGCGCCTTCGCCCAGGTGATCGACAGCCTGCGCCTGCTCGAGGATTCGCCCGCCCTGACCCCGGCCGAGCACGCCGCCATCCGCGAGTGGTTCACCGCCTACCTCCACTGGTTCGGCACCGCGAAGACCGCCTTGGAGGAGCACGCCGCCAAGAACAACCACGGCTCCTGGTATCTCGCCCAGGTCATCCCCATGGCCCGCTATGTCGGCCGGGACGACCTCGCGCGCGCCCTGTGCGAAGAGGACAAGGCGCGCATCGCCGCCCAGATCCGGCCCGATGGCAGCCAGCCCGAGGAAATCCGCCGCGTCGACGGGCTCGGTTACAGCCGCTTCAATCTCGAGGCGCAGGCCGTCGTTGCCCGGCACGCCGCCGCCCTCGGCCTCGATCTCTGGAACTACACCGCGCCCAATGGCGCCAGCCTGCGCCAGGCGCTCGATTTCCTGAAGCCCTACAACCAGGCGCCGGAAAAGTGGCCGACCTCGCAGAACGAGAAACTGCCCAGGGGCTTCCTCGACGCGCTGCTCGCCGAGGCGGCGGCGAACGCCAAACCTTAG